Below is a window of Desmonostoc muscorum LEGE 12446 DNA.
TACCCAAACTTTGAGCATATTGCAAGTGCTGGGAAGTTAATTCCTTGAGTTTAGAGAAAGGAGAATAAATCCAAATTTCATAGCCGCGAAAATGTAATTCACGGGCTACAACCAAAGCATCTCCCCCATTATGACCGGGGCCGACGAGAATACCGACACGGAGATTTGAGGAGAAAGATGAGGGAGATGAGGGGGTAAATTGTTGCGTTTGTTTGAGGTTTGGGTAAAGATTTTGAATGCGACGCGCAATTAAGCCCGCTACCTTTTCCATCAAAGCTACTACAGGCATTCCTGCTGCAAAGATCCGCGTTTCAATATCGCGCATTTGCTCAGCAGTTACTACTACTTGTGAGATTTGTTCTTGCCTATCTGACATCAGTGCTGAGTGCTGAATGGGGAATGGGGAGTGGGGAATAGATAATGGGGAGTTATGAGTTTCATGTTACTCCAAACTCGCAAATTTAGAGATCATTTATAGCGTTTCCCGACCTACTGAGATACACCTGTAGGGGCACGGCACTGCCGTGCCCCTACACCTGGGGATATAATGTTGTACCGCATCTGAATGGGAACCGCTATATAAAACGGTATTAGTCCCTAACATTACGATGTTGGTCGCTAACATTACGATGTTGGTCGCTAACATTACGATGTTGGTCATCAACATTACGACCTTAGTCATCAACATTATGATGTTGGTCGCTAACATTACGATCTTGGTCATCAACATTACGATGTTGGTCGCTAACGCCAGAGTCGGTGACGATAGGCAACAATCAGCGTGAACCGATCGCCTCTCACCGAAACGGTTCTGTTAGCGGTAGCAATTCCCTTGGAGACTTTTTCATTTTCCGTAATAAACCCTGGCATCCCCGTATCCTATATTTCGCAGATACTTATTCCATTCTTGTGCTTGTAATCGGTCAGCGAAGGGTCCTACTGCTACGTGTGGGCCTCGTGGTTGCCTCCTTTCAAGGACTCCACCAGATCGTCCTAAATCTTGGCTGAATCGGGCTAAATTTTGTCTAACTTGAGCAGCGATCGCAGGTAACTGTTCTGAAGTGGTGGGAATGGCGACATAATATCTAGAGGTTTGTTTGGGAATATTTCCATTATTGCGATCGCCGCTAAAACGTCTATTATCTCCATCAATAGAACCTATTTCCCGTCCGTTAGCAAAACCGATGATTCGTGTACCATAAATACCTCGTGACCGTAACTCATTCACTCGCTGTTGAGCGTTAGATACTCTAGTAAAAACTCCTGATTGAATTACATTACGTCCTTGGTATTCTCGAATGTAAGCACTGGGTTCAAGCTGACGTATTTGTTGTAGGGTCTGAAAATCACTACCATCAACGAAAACTAAATAGCGTTCAAAGTTTTGATTATATTGACTAAACTGTTCTGGTTGATAAGGCTGAAAGTTCTGCTCAGATTGAAAAATCTGCGCTGGTTGAGAAGGCTGAAAATTCTGCTCAGGTTGATAATTTGGTGCTGGTTGGGAGGGCTGAAAGTTCTGCTCAGGTTGATAAGTTGGTGCTGGTTCCGCTGGTGGTAACTGTGGTGATTCTTGACCAAAGGGAACTGGCGGTAAAGGTTCACCTTCTTGTTGAGCCAGTAGCAGGTTGCTGTTGAAAATTTGTGCTTGTGCTGGGGTAGAGTTGGCAAGCACCGCTAAACATCCTCCCATTAACAAGGAGAATATCTGAAATCGAATAAATTGACTTGGTATTCTACTCGACATAGTAGTTAGAAAGTAATCTAAATATTTTTAGGCAATTTCCATCCGGAACTAATTAGTTTGCTGTTGTAGCAACTACATAGCGTTAGTGTTAAGTTACCTCATTTAAGTTGTAAACAATACACCTGTAACTAATCTTAGATGAGCAAGTAAGCAACAACTATCTATTTGATTGCCGATAAAGTGAAGTGCTTTACTGGCAAGGCTTTGAAGAGTCTGTGCTACAATTGGACAACCACGCAGCTACCGTGTTGGGTTTGTATGAAAAAAGTCGTCGTTGGTCTTTCTGGTGGTGTTGACAGTTCCACCGCCGCTGCTATCCTGCACCATCAGGGTTATGAAGTAATTGGTTTGACTCTTTGGCTGATGAAAGGCAAAGGTCAATGTTGCTCTGAAGGTATGATCGACGCGGCTGGTATCTGTGAACAACTGGGCATTCCCCACGAGGTTGTGGATATTCGGGATGTCTTCCAAACAAATATTGTCGATTTCTTGGTGACTGGTTACAGCGCTGGGATCACGCCTTTGCCTTGCTCTCAGTGCAATAAAACGGTGAAGTTTGGCCCAATGGTGCAGTATGCCCGCGAACAATTGGGATGCGATCGCATTGCCACTGGTCATTATGCCCGAATTAACTATGATGAAGCTACTGGGCGTTACCAATTATTACGGGCTGTTGACCGCAACAAAGACCAATCTTATTTTCTCTATGATTTGTCTCAAGATTTGCTAGAGGCGAGTGTATTTCCTTTGGGCGAATTGGAAAAAACTGATACCCGTCGCATCGCTGCTGAATACGGACTCCAAACCGCTGATAAGCCGGAAAGCCAAGACTTGTGCTTAGTGGAAAGTAACGGTTCCATGCGGGCATTTCTGGATAAATATTTAGCTCCCAAAACAGGCGATATTGTCGATACCACAGGCAAAATTTTGGGACAGCATGATGGTGTTCATCACTACACAATCGGACAGCGCAAAGGCTTGGGAATTGCTGCTGCTGAGCCGTTGTATGTGATTGAATTAGATGCGGTGAATAATCGAGTTATTGTTGGCGATCGCACTAAGGTAACTCAGCCAGAATGTACTGTAGGGCGAGTAAATTGGGTTTCTATCGCTCAACCATCTACTCCAATTCATGCCGAAGTCCAAATTCGCTATCGTTCCACGCCTACACCAGTGACGGTGATTCCTCTGGAAAACTCCCGTGTGCGTTTGGTTTTTGATGAACCCCAATTCAGCATCACACCTGGACAAGCTGCGGTATGGTATGACGGAGAAAAAGTCTTAGGTGGCGGAATTATCGAACAATTTAGCTAATGTAGAGACGTTGCATTGCAACGTCTTTATTCTTACACCAAAGAATCATCTTCAGAATTACGATTTTGCAAAACATCAAGAATGCGGCGATTTTCTGTTTGTAAACCGCGAACTTCTGATTGCATTTGCAACATATCCACTCGCATTTCTTGCATATCCGCTCGCATTTCTTGCATATCAGTACGGATGTCTCTAAGTTCTGTGAAAATAGTGTTAATGCTACTATTAGTAGATTCAAAATTACGCTGCATAGTCTCAAAATTACGCTGTATAGTCTCAAAATTATGTTGATGGTGCGTCACAGTCTCCAAAAGGGCGCTGACTGCTAGACGCATATCAATTAGTTGGTCTTCTATACGATTGATGCGATTTTTATCTTCGGTCATTTTGACTACTTACACCTAAATAATCATACTTTGATTGTATGTGAAATTGACTTTCACTTGCAGTCAGAAGAATTTATGTTTTGCAAATATTGATTATTTTTCGTAATATTAACAGTCTAGAAATTCATAATTTTGGGATGGCGATCGCTCTGATTTCTATTGACAAAAATCTTTGCAAAAAATGAATCACCTGTAGAGGTGTATAGCCATACGCCCCTAGCTATGTAATTAATGTTTAGAGCATTCCTAGTATTTCTAAAGCTGTATCCAAATGCCATTTAACTCGGTAGAGTCCAAATAGCTTTTCTTGACTGTAGCGTGCTGGATACTCTACCTACTGGTTGAATACCGTACTGAATCAAGCATATTATATTTACTTTTCTCAATAATGCCCAACCCTAAAGGTAACCCAGAAAATTTAAAACCACTTAAGTCTGATAGAGAAGAACCATTGACGCAAAATCTTAATTTTCGAGTCACTGAAAAAATGAAGGAAGAAGTTAAAGCCAAGGATGACCCGCCAGAGTTTTGCCGTCGTGCTATCCAAGAAGCGCTAGATAAGGATAAAAACAAGGGGTAGCTGACTCTTGGACTAAAGTCGTAACGCACCCTTATATCTGAGAAGCAGGCGCAAAGGCGGCGCACCACCCGCTACGAATCAAACAAACACTTTCTTTCCCCATTCCCCACTCCCTACTCCCCACTCCCCATATTTCTTCAGAGAACTGTTAGACCGCCAAGACGAGAACTCAGAATGTTGCATGAGAGTCTATAACTTTTGTGTACACGTTATCTGCTTGGAAGAAAGGGTAAAGCAGATACATTTTCTACACACAAGGATACTACTTTGACAAAGTTTGCTACAAGTAGTGTTATTTATGATTGTCATAATTAAAACAACTGACTCTCAATCATCAATGGTGAACTCTACCCTTGTTCTCACACTCTATGTCAACCCCATAACAGGGAATGATATTAATATCGGTTCTCGGTTAAGCCCGTTCAAAAGCCTCACCCGTGCTTTAAAAGTAACTAAAATCCCGACAATCATTCATTTAGAATCTGGGACTTACAGCGTCGCTGGTGGGGAGGCATTTCCCCTAGTGATCCGTGGAGGAGTGAAGATTGTAGGTAATGAAGCTGACAAAGGAGCAGGGATTGTAATTTCTGGGAGTGGCGAGTATCAAAGTCCCAGCTTTGGAATGCAAAATATCGCCCTGCTGTTGTTAGAAAATGCCAGCCTTTTAGGTGTAACTGTCACCAATTCCTCAGCAAAAGGTACTGGTGTCTGGATTGAGTCGGCTGCACCTACTTTAGCCAACAATACTTTCAGTAACTGTGGACGGGAAGGTGTGTTTACCACTGGCGCTGCTAAACCGACAATTTTAGATAATGTATTTGTGCAAAATAGTGCCAGTGGGTTAGTGATGGCAGGCCATAGCCAGGGCGAAGTATTGGGGAATGTATTTCAAAGAAATCCTTTGGGGATAGCAATTAGTGACTTTGCAGCTCCAGCGATCGCCAATAACAAATTATCAGAAAATCGCACGGCGATCGCACTTTCTCGCAACGCCCACCCGGTACTGCGTAGAAATCTCATTGCCCAAAACTCCCAAGGCGGTCTGTTTGTCAATGGTAATGCAGTTCCGGATTTAGGTAGTACCGAAGATCCCGGTCACAATATATTTCGTGATAATAATGAATTTGATTTACACAATGTCACTACACAAAAGGTTGTTTCTGTAAGTAATCAGTTGAATCCTCGTCTTGTCAAGGGCTTGGTGGAATTGATTGCTCTTAAAGAGGACGCTCTTACACGGGGATACGGGGACACGGTGAAAGAGGACGCGGGGACGCTCTTACACGGGGACACAGGGACACGGGAGGCGGGGAATTTATTACAAATACTCTCCACGTCTTTTCAAGTAGATGACCATTGGGCAGAACCATTTATTCAGGCATTGGTGAGTATGGATTTAACTCCCGATTTTGCTGATGGTAGCTACCAGCCAGATAAACCCATGACTCGCGCTGAATATGCGGCTTTAGTAGCGGTTGCTTTTAAACCAACTGCTAAACGCCCAGCACCGGATTTTGTAGATGTATCCCAGGATTTTTGGGCGTATAATGCCATCCAAATTACGGCTAGGGGTGGCTTTGTTAGCGGATTTAACGATCGCACTTTCCGCCCCCATCAAAATGTGCAACGGCTACAGGTGATTGTCTCTCTAGTTAATGGACTGGGACTACCACAGGCTGATAACAATGTTTTAGAAGTGTATGGCGATCGCCATAGGATTCCCGACTATGCCCAAAAAGCTGTTGCTACTGCAACACATAAAAGAATAGTTGTCAACTATCCAGACCCGACACTGCTTGCACCCTCACGTCCGGCAACATGCGCGGAAGTTGCAGCGATGGTTTATCAGGCATTAGTCGCCATTGGGCGAACACCTGCGATTGAATCAGTGAACAGCGAACAGTTAGTGGGGGATTTATAGGGTTTGGAGTTTGGATACAATGCATGGGTAGGGGCACACAGCTGTGTGCCCCTACTGCTGTGAACACTGTTTCGTAAAAAAGATAACCGTTAAATCACTCTATAGACTCTTGCATCTGGGAAGTTGACAAGTAGAATAGGAAACACTGCCTATGGACTTGACAACTCTGGGAAAAAAACCATGTAGTTAAAAGCACGATAGGCTATATGCGATGGGTGAAAAATCTAGACCTATTGCCAAAAGCTAACAGCCCCATGTTAACAACACTTCCAGACACCTCTGCCAATTTGGCGATCGCGTTATTAATTCACTATAGTTTTGATCTCAGTGGGTATAGTGCCAATGAGCTAGTTGAACGTTGGCAAACGCAATACCCACTGAATTGGCTACACCTGGCAGTGATTGAAGCCCTATATCAAGGTCGTTATAAAGCGGTTTCTGTGCAGCAAATCTTAGTATTTTGGCAGCGTCGGGATCAGGCTACATATCATTTCAACATGGAATTTGAACGAATGATTTGTAGCAAGTTTCCCCAAAGCCTAACCTCATTGGCTGCACCAGCCCTACCGCCAGCCAAGAAAAAGTCCGCTTTTGAGAAAGTAACAAAACTTCAATTACCACCTGGGAAAGCTAGTAATGGTCATCAAAAAAGTAATACTACAACTCTACAACTGAACGGTTACAAACAAAAGACATCTTTAGGTGAAGAAGAAGACAAGCAGGAAGTTAGGGACAATAAAAGCGCCCTCAAGTCTACCACTGCTGGTGACTCAGCTTCTTTGGCAACGCTTCAGCTACCGTCTGCTGTTAACCAAAGGCAAACTTCACCAGAAAGTGGATCACCAGTCTCTCATCAACAGCCAAAACTACTACCACCTGCGGCTATTCGTCCCCCAATAGGGCAATTTACTCCAGAAAAAAGCGATCGCTCTGAGTCTTTCACGTCTAAACTCAAAGCGATGTCTGGGGAGGGGAGTAGGGAGTAGGGAATGGGGAGATGAGGGAGATGAGGGAGATGAGGGAGAATTTTATAAGTTGCTAAATCATCCGT
It encodes the following:
- the mnmA gene encoding tRNA 2-thiouridine(34) synthase MnmA, with product MKKVVVGLSGGVDSSTAAAILHHQGYEVIGLTLWLMKGKGQCCSEGMIDAAGICEQLGIPHEVVDIRDVFQTNIVDFLVTGYSAGITPLPCSQCNKTVKFGPMVQYAREQLGCDRIATGHYARINYDEATGRYQLLRAVDRNKDQSYFLYDLSQDLLEASVFPLGELEKTDTRRIAAEYGLQTADKPESQDLCLVESNGSMRAFLDKYLAPKTGDIVDTTGKILGQHDGVHHYTIGQRKGLGIAAAEPLYVIELDAVNNRVIVGDRTKVTQPECTVGRVNWVSIAQPSTPIHAEVQIRYRSTPTPVTVIPLENSRVRLVFDEPQFSITPGQAAVWYDGEKVLGGGIIEQFS
- a CDS encoding DUF1565 domain-containing protein — its product is MVNSTLVLTLYVNPITGNDINIGSRLSPFKSLTRALKVTKIPTIIHLESGTYSVAGGEAFPLVIRGGVKIVGNEADKGAGIVISGSGEYQSPSFGMQNIALLLLENASLLGVTVTNSSAKGTGVWIESAAPTLANNTFSNCGREGVFTTGAAKPTILDNVFVQNSASGLVMAGHSQGEVLGNVFQRNPLGIAISDFAAPAIANNKLSENRTAIALSRNAHPVLRRNLIAQNSQGGLFVNGNAVPDLGSTEDPGHNIFRDNNEFDLHNVTTQKVVSVSNQLNPRLVKGLVELIALKEDALTRGYGDTVKEDAGTLLHGDTGTREAGNLLQILSTSFQVDDHWAEPFIQALVSMDLTPDFADGSYQPDKPMTRAEYAALVAVAFKPTAKRPAPDFVDVSQDFWAYNAIQITARGGFVSGFNDRTFRPHQNVQRLQVIVSLVNGLGLPQADNNVLEVYGDRHRIPDYAQKAVATATHKRIVVNYPDPTLLAPSRPATCAEVAAMVYQALVAIGRTPAIESVNSEQLVGDL